The following are encoded in a window of Plasmodium vivax chromosome 10, whole genome shotgun sequence genomic DNA:
- a CDS encoding merozoite surface protein 3 (MSP3), putative (encoded by transcript PVX_097685A): MKHFGGIPLLVLFVNLYIHQNVVSNEIVNLKNPNLRNGWAGKDVTLQDEQNGLNAEDGDETDPNGSHNELLQKSGKAELQMQAQDSDSKEDIKTKIDELVNKAEAANTKADTAVTEAEKLLKTATEAEKQIKVDEEKETTAATKAKEQAEKAFAEAKIKKEEAKTKKEDAKAKAKADDAKKKSEETDEAELKAKLEEVEKLVGQAEQAASDAENEQKKAEWAAKIAEELKKAYEAKKKARESKVAAENAKNDATSAASGSKVQKVTEAIKIADDEMQTAAKNATEAEGAERKAEQAASEAINAIEQKVDAQSKVNVVQNEADAASKAATAAKNAQTKAEIAVFVVKTEVSKEEAVKSANAAEEAKTKAEEVATKSEEIKITNVTKSEKVKSAKSEAVNQAAAADKAKKEAEAAANSADKAQTSTKGIDNETTLSTAKKEAETAASNAGKAQTDASTALAKAKKAQIETEIAAEVVKAEKAKKDASSDADAAVEARKKAESEAEKAKSNEVAQEAAQKAKEQEAEALKAKGNAQTASDQAEKEAEGDGTEDKLAKVKEKEKDASNAATAAKNARTTAEIAAEVAKAQAAKTEAEAAKVAANAAKDEAQKVADESKSAEAQKAAEKASEAATTAGEKAAEAAKVADDATSVSNTATLSTMQEKANKAVEHAKEAKKAQTKAELAAEEAKAEAAKKEAQKAQEAADAAKKEAEEIAKKEKVDAKAVAEATSALDTAKTKAKEAKDKAGDVSKEVEKAEKEVEKVVGDDAQKSEITTAVSGIKGKTSEAVQAAKDAKKAKDLAEIALNVVKAEVANDKAKKAVPAAGVAKEDAKKAAASAEQPKKEAESAEEGAEIAKENEIEAGQKAKEAEDNAAVVQAKLLIAEQELKNAKAENDTEKFQSAKANALAAAEEAVKKGQAAEAAANAATDKAKKAAEAAEKAKKAAAESALKKKLKVLEIVKKYSKRGYNVVDNDEQVLNEVDEQASEAKEEEDEDEADDSASSDVEIEDDEEEEEEEDEEVKEEEGQAQSSAHQNSVAELENQKKESQEKSDEPPSDNNAQALLSDNYKNFTDFKKKAEDLTKNIINTIDGDAGVIDTLKDFANDVNQFILNM; the protein is encoded by the coding sequence ATGAAGCATTTCGGTGgcatcccccttttggtacTCTtcgtaaatttatatattcaccAAAATGTTGTGAGCAACGAAATtgttaatttgaaaaatcccAACTTGAGGAACGGATGGGCAGGAAAAGACGTAACACTCCAGGATGAGCAAAACGGTTTAAACGCAGAAGACGGTGATGAGACAGACCCAAACGGAAGCCACAACGAATTGCTACAAAAATCGGGAAAAGCTGAACTGCAGATGCAGGCACAAGATAGTGATAGTAAAGAAGacataaaaacaaaaatagaTGAATTAGTTAAtaaagcagaagcagcaaatACAAAAGCTGATACTGCAGTAACTgaagcagaaaaattattaaaaacagcaacagaagcagaaaagcaaataaaagtggatgaagaaaaagaaacaacaGCAGCGACAAAAGCTAAAGAACAAGCGGAGAAAGCATTTGCagaggcaaaaataaaaaaagaagaagcaaaaacaaaaaaagaagacgcaaaagcaaaagcaaaagctgatgatgcaaagaaaaaatcggAAGAGACAGATGAAGCAGAATTGAAAGCAAAATTGGAAGAAGTAGAAAAGCTCGTTGGACAGGCAGAACAAGCAGCGAGTGATGCAGagaatgaacaaaaaaaagcagaatgggcagcaaaaatagcggaagaattaaaaaaagcatatgaggcaaaaaaaaaggcaaggGAGTCAAAAGTCGCAGcagaaaacgcaaaaaatgatgcaacAAGTGCCGCTTCAGGCTCTAAGGTACAAAAAGTAACAGAAGCAATTAAAATAGCAGACGATGAGATGCAAACTgcagcaaaaaatgcaacggAAGCAGAAGGGGCAGAAAGAAAGGCAGAACAAGCAGCAAGTGAGGCTATAAATGCCATAGAACAAAAAGTTGATGCACAGAGTAAAGTTAATGTAGTACAAAATGAGGCAGATGCAGCATCCAAAGCAGCCACAGCAGCGAAAAATGCTCAAACAAAAGCCGAGATAGCAGTCTTTGTGGTAAAAACAGAAGTTTCAAAAGAAGAAGCCGTAAAGTCTGCCAACGCAgcagaggaagcaaaaacgaAAGCTGAAGAAGTAGCAACAAAATctgaggaaataaaaataactaaCGTAACTAAATcggaaaaagtaaaatcGGCAAAAAGTGAAGCAGTGAATcaagcagcagcagcagacaaggcaaaaaaagaagcagaggcTGCAGCAAATAGTGCAGACAAAGCACAAACATCAACAAAAGGTATAGATAACGAAACCACACTAAGCacagcaaaaaaggaggcagagACTGCAGCAAGTAATGCAGGCAAAGCACAAACAGATGCATCAACTGCACTAGCAAAAGCGAAGAAAGCACAAATTGAAACAGAAATAGCAGCCGAAGTAGTaaaagcggaaaaggcaaaaaaagatGCAAGCAGTGATGCAGATGCAGCAGTAGAAGCAAGGAAAAAAGCAGAAAGTGAagcagaaaaggcaaaatcgAACGAAGTAGCACAGGAAGCAGCCCAAAAGGCAAAGGAACAAGAGGCAGAAGCATTAAAAGCAAAGGGAAATGCACAAACTGCCTCAGACCAAgcggaaaaggaagcagaagGCGATGGAACAGAAGATAAATTAGCTaaagttaaagaaaaagaaaaagatgcATCTAATGCAGCAACTGCAGCTAAAAATGCCAGAACAACAGCAGAAATCGCGGCAGAAGTTGCAAAAGCGCAAGCAGCTAAAACAGAAGCGGAAGCTGCAAAGGTAGCAGCAAATGCAGCGAAAGATGAAGCGCAAAAAGTAGCAGACGAATCCAAATCAGCAGAAGCACAAAAGGCAGCGGAAAAGGCAAGCGAGGCGGCTACAACAGCAGGAGAAAAGGCAGCCGAAGCCGCAAAGGTAGCAGACGATGCGACATCTGTTTCAAATACAGCTACATTATCAACAATGCAAGAAAAGGCGAACAAAGCGGTAGAACATGCAAAGGAAGCCAAGAAGGCGCAAACAAAAGCGGAGTTGGCagcggaagaagcaaaagcagaagcagcaaagAAAGAAGCCCAAAAAGCGCAAGAAGCTGCTGAtgcagcaaaaaaagaagcagaagaaatagcgaaaaaggaaaaggtagATGCAAAGGCTGTAGCTGAAGCCACGAGTGCATTGGACACAGCAAAAACTAAGGCGAAGGAGGCAAAAGATAAAGCAGGTGATGTATCAAAGGAAGtagaaaaagcagaaaaagaagtggaaaaagtGGTAGGTGATGACGCACAAAAATCAGAAATAACAACAGCAGTAAGCGGCATCAAAGGAAAAACATCAGAAGCAGTCCAAGCAGCCAAAGACGCGAAGAAAGCAAAAGATTTAGCGGAAATTGCACTAAACGTTGTAAAAGCAGAAGTGGCGAATgataaggcaaaaaaggcagtcCCCGCAGCGGGAGTAGCAAAAGAAGacgcaaaaaaagcagcCGCATCAGCAGAGCAAccgaaaaaggaagcagaatCTGCGGAGGAGGGCGCGGAAATTGCAAAAGAGAATGAAATAGAAGCAGGACAAAAGGCAAAAGAGGCAGAGGATAACGCGGCTGTAGTGCAAGCAAAACTGCTCATAGCCGAGCAAGAATTAAAGAATGCGAAAGCAGAAAACGACACGGAAAAATTCCAAAGCGCAAAAGCAAATGCCCTTGCGGCGGCAGAAGAAGCAGTCAAGAAAGGCCAGGCAGCGGAAGCTGCAGCTAACGCGGCGACAGATAAAGCAAAGAAAGCCGCAGAAGCTgctgaaaaagcaaaaaaggcagcagCAGAATCAgccttaaagaaaaaacttaAAGTTCTAGAAATTGTGAAAAAGTACTCCAAACGAGGCTACAATGTGGTCGATAATGACGAGCAGGTGCTAAACGAAGTTGACGAACAGGCaagcgaagcgaaggaggaagaggatgaAGATGAAGCAGACGATTCAGCATCGAGCGATGTAGAAATTGaggatgatgaagaggaagaagaggaggaggatgaagaagtgaaggaagaggaagggcAAGCACAAAGCAGTGCACACCAGAACAGCGTAGCCGAGTtagaaaatcaaaaaaaagaatcccAAGAAAAGAGTGATGAACCACCAAGTGACAACAACGCCCAAGCGCTCCTCTCAGAcaactataaaaatttta
- a CDS encoding merozoite surface protein 3 beta (MSP3b) (encoded by transcript PVX_097680A), with protein MKQLCGLAFLALLLNFLTCDNVATRGEIVNLKNPNLRNGWSMKNLSAQNEENIVHSDGSDDVTDKEEDGEVLEGQKGSPKKSAEQKVHAQEEVNKESLKSKAQNAKAEAEKAAKAAESAKENTLDALEKVNVPTELNNEKNFAESAATEAKKQEKISTEAAEEVKEIEVDGQLEKLKNEEEKTAKKARKQEIKTEIAEQAAKAQAAKTEAETAQKDATTAKDEAIKETGKPKSQNTTKAVTMATEEEKKTKDEAQTASEKAGKTAEEAQKEVGKETADDDKEVSQLEEEIKELERILKIVKDLASEASSASDNAKKAKLKTQIAAEVVKAEKARIEAEEAEKEAGEAKTKTEATEKEVLKISDESKAAKVKKAVEKAKEAEKQAKSEAEKAKGMADDAGGKGTTNLEDVLTKLSEVLTSVKSLASNAEVASKNAKKEMTKAQIAAEVAKAEKAKIEAENAKLLADTASKAAENIAKSSKAAKIANNVSTIAAEKSKVATEAADEAAKALDETENPESKIAEVTEKATKAVNAAEEAKKEKAKAEVAVEVAHAEVAKEKAQEAKEAAKQVADKSKLEKAIQAADKASEKANEASKLAEEALSNLESLEKETGEIVEKVNAIEQKVQTAKNAAIEAHKEKTKAEIAVEVAKAEEAKKEADNAKVAAEKAKETAEKIAKTSKSTEKITEEVRKATEFAKTAGDETTLAATKAESEIPSEEKNQKELLDSIKQKAESAFQASQEAIKAKTEAENFLEIAKEVPKAEAAKEEAQKAATAAEEAKTEVLKIAEEVNKSDASESEKKKIETAANETAGEAEKAATFAKEAADAAKDTNKAVTLAVAKEKVEKALKAAKEAKKANEKASYALIRTKKQYALEPLEITSEAGYNITEKEEQVKEEIEEQDDKASEEEEEDTQQIDQTQIDEVDISVDNEEEEEGAAEEQIEGEKDTPTKEAKEEQTSGEKILDDKEAHKTLAEKFKDSNTAKTGGVEFLETLISDVGEDTLKNLQQDLHQYFKGK; from the coding sequence ATGAAGCAACTTTGTGGCTTAGCCTTTCTTGCActtcttttaaatttccttACATGTGATAATGTAGCTACGAGGGGCGAAATTGTAAACCTTAAAAATCCCAACTTGAGAAACGGATGGTCAATGAAAAACCTGTctgcacaaaatgaagaaaatatcGTCCACTCAGATGGCAGTGATGATGTAACGGACAAGGAAGAAGATGGCGAAGTGTTAGAAGGACAAAAGGGATCTCCGAAAAAGTCAGCTGAACAAAAAGTGCATGCACAGGAAGAGGTAAATAAAGAATCACTAAAGTCAAAAGCACAAAATGCCAAAgcagaagcggaaaaagcaGCCAAAGCAGCTGAGTCAGCAAAAGAAAATACTTTGGATGCTCTTGAAAAAGTAAACGTGCCAACAGAActtaataatgaaaaaaatttcgcagAATCTGCTGCAacagaagcaaaaaagcaaGAAAAGATATCAACAGAAGCAGCCGAAGAGGTAAAAGAAATTGAAGTGGATGGACAGTtagaaaagttaaaaaatgaagaagaaaagactgcaaaaaaagcaagGAAACAAGAAATAAAGACAGAAATAGCAGAACAAGCAGCAAAGGCACAAGCAGCAAAAACAGAAGCAGAAACAGCACAAAAAGATGCAACTACAGCAAAGGATGAAGCAATAAAAGAAACAGGTAAACCTAAGTCACAAAATACAACTAAAGCAGTTACTATGGcaacagaagaagaaaaaaaaacaaaagatgAAGCACAGACAGCAAGTGAAAAGGCAGGTAAAACAGCAGAAGAAGCTCAGAAGGAAGTAGGAAAAGAAACTGCAGATGACGATAAAGAAGTATCACAACtagaagaagaaataaaagaactagaacgtatattaaaaatagtgAAAGATCTAGCATCTGAAGCATCAAGTGCATCAGACAATgccaaaaaagcaaagcTCAAAACACAAATAGCTGCAGAGGTAGTAAAGGCAGAAAAGGCAAGAATAGAAGCAgaggaagcagaaaaagaagcaggagaagcGAAAACAAAGACAGAAGCAACAGAAAAAGAAGTGTTAAAAATATCAGATGAATCTAAAGCAGCcaaagtaaaaaaagcagttgaaaaagcaaaggaagcagaaaaacaagcaaaaagtgaagcagaaaaagcaAAGGGAATGGCAGATGATGCAGGTGGAAAGGGCACAACCAATTTAGAGGATGTTTTAACAAAACTAAGTGAAGTCTTAACATCTGTAAAAAGTCTAGCATCCAATGCTGAAGTTGCATCaaagaatgcaaaaaaagaaatgacgAAAGCACAAATAGCTGCAGAGGTAGCAAAGGCAGAAAAAGCCAAAATAGAAgcggaaaatgcaaaattacTAGCAGACACAGCAAGCAAGGCAGCAGAAAACATAGCAAAATCATCGAAAGCAGCAAAAATAGCAAATAATGTATCCACCATTGCAGCTGAAAAATCAAAAGTAGCAACAGAGGCAGCAGATGAAGCAGCAAAGGCATTAGACGAAACAGAAAATCCAGAATCTAAAATAGCAGAGGTAACAGAAAAGGCAACTAAAGCAGTTAACGCGGCAGAAGAGgcgaagaaagaaaaggccAAAGCGGAAGTGGCAGTAGAAGTAGCACACGCGGAAGtagcaaaagaaaaagcacaAGAGGCTAAAGAAGCAGCAAAACAAGTAGCAGATAAATCTAAACTTGAAAAGGCCATACAAGCAGCGGACAAAGCATCAGAAAAAGCGAATGAAGCGTCTAAACTAGCTGAAGAAGCATTAAGCAATCTAGAATCTctagaaaaagaaacaggTGAAATAGTAGAAAAAGTAAATGCAATAGAACAAAAGGTGCAAActgcaaaaaatgcagcaaTAGAGGcacataaagaaaaaaccaAAGCAGAAATAGCCGTAGAAGTAGCAAAGgcagaggaagcaaaaaaagaagcagacaATGCAAAGGTGGCagcagaaaaggcaaaagaaaCAGCAGAAAAGATAGCAAAGACATCAAAATCAACAGAAAAGATCACAGAAGAGGTAAGAAAAGCCACTGAATTCGCGAAGACGGCGGGAGATGAAACTACACTAGCAGCAACGAAAGCAGAGAGTGAAATTCCttcggaagaaaaaaatcaaaaggaaTTACTAGATTCAATAAAACAGAAGGCCGAATCCGCATTTCAAGCATCACAGGAAGCCATAAAAGCAAAAACGGAAGCTGAAAATTTCCTAGAAATAGCAAAGGAAGTACCCAAAgcagaagcggcaaaggaagaagcacagAAAGCGGCAACAGCagcggaagaggcaaaaacaGAAGTATTAAAAATAGCAGAAGAGGTAAACAAATCGGATGCATCGgaaagtgaaaagaaaaagatagaAACTGCAGCGAATGAAACAGCTggtgaagcagaaaaagcGGCAACCTTTGCAAAAGAAGCAGCAGACGCAGCAAAGGACACAAACAAAGCAGTAACGTTAGCGGTagcaaaggaaaaggtaGAGAAGGCATTGAAAGCAGCcaaagaagcgaagaaggcAAACGAAAAAGCTTCATATGCATTGATTAGAACAAAAAAGCAATATGCACTCGAACCACTGGAAATAACATCAGAAGCAGGATATAACATaacggaaaaggaagaacaagTAAAAGAAGAAATCGAAGAACAGGATGATAAGGCtagtgaagaagaggaggaagatacACAGCAGATAGATCAAACGCAGATAGACGAGGTAGATATAAGTGTCGAtaatgaggaagaagaggagggagCAGCGGAAGAGCAAatcgaaggagaaaaagacaCTCCAACAAAAGAAGCTAAAGAGGAACAGACAAGTggcgaaaaaatattagatGATAAAGAAGCGCATAAAACACTCGCAGAGAAGTTCAAAGATTCAAATACTGCGAAAACGGGAGGAGTGGAATTTTTGGAAACTCTGATTAGCGATGTTGGGGAAGACACgcttaaaaatttgcaacaAGATTTGCACCAATATTTTAAGGGTAAATAA
- a CDS encoding merozoite surface protein 3 gamma (MSP3g), putative (encoded by transcript PVX_097675A) gives MRQFFGTTILVLFLNLYVLQTNVVSNENVNLKNPNLRNGWAGKNLALQDEQSGIDAEDGGEENTCEGQSELLQKSEAQVQTQGQEIKATGESDDPKKKKSPIEKANEAKDNALKEQEGAEAEVKKIEEAEKKVEGAEEGIKNAVKKAKEAAEFAKNTATEKAKKAKEKAGEITTASASMASFHAIVAEMAKDVAKAANENAKKAARIATHVAKAYEAKKEAEEAKTKAEEAKKEAEKAQTEVEAAKKEAEKVMAEAEKAMAEANDAAQKLVEKPEGKKTEEMEWLEEVKKKVDEAIVEIQKSLDTATQNATAAGSNATKAATEANNAIPNEAKTDKEMKDNAIIKEANVKDVEDTANEAIKAAEQAKKSKAKAEILAGKAKIQVALEIAKIAAKVTGQAKNGIDELAKMATSANTLKKTSTEKATEASKKAKEIEALLKKIEDIAKEEDNLVGKEEEAKKKVQEATEAKQVAIKAKAEAEIAVLVARVHLAKQEVTRLVQLADEEKNKAKKAAETAENAKNAAEKVSDKVSKNVKNASEILAAVESAKTEAQTAKTEGKNAEMEAADAVEEALMLEYLLSKATDAANKAKEANGDNITSTLETAQQDALKTLGQADHIAMETFNLTQKAIEASKKAQKAAEVAKAEAAKAEAYKAIEEVKKEEQKIKQLVAKAKESKATEEVKAAEAAEKVAKAEVDKATSEAEKAKTAAGEAKNASTLEAAKAKAMNAINALKEARTSIYKTEYEYLKLIKQDVLEPLKVSTEASDNVFDKNEQVAQEVEDRGSEENDAAEEDAAPSDVEEDEGELEDEEEEEEEVEQLEQPQEQQTDASSKDKGTAETQKSEDVLDDEGAHKLLAGELNTANKSNNAENALFKTVFDEVRDDTIQNLKQDVGQFFKGKEK, from the coding sequence ATgaggcaattttttggcaCCACCATTTTGGTACTCTTCTTAAACTTATATGTTTTACAAACTAATGTGGTCAGTaacgaaaatgtgaatttgaaaaatcccAATTTGAGGAACGGCTGGGCAGGTAAAAATCTCGCCCTGCAGGATGAGCAAAGCGGTATAGACGCAGAAGACGGCGGTGAAGAGAACACATGTGAAGGCCAAAGCGAATTGCTACAAAAATCAGAAGCACAGGTGCAAACGCAAGGACAAGAAATCAAGGCAACAGGGGAATCAGATgatcccaaaaaaaaaaaaagtccaaTTGAAAAAGCTAACGAAGCAAAAGATAATGCTCTAAAGGAACaagaaggagcagaagctgaagtgaaaaaaatagaagaagcagaaaaaaaagttgaaggagcagaagaaggaataaaaaatgcagtgaaaaaagcaaaagaagcagcagaaTTTGCAAAGAATACAGCAacagaaaaggcaaaaaaagcaaaagaaaaagcaggGGAAATAACAACTGCATCAGCTAGTATGGCAAGTTTCCACGCAATTGTTGCTGAAATGGCAAAAGATGTTGCAAAGGCAGCAAATGAAAATGCTAAAAAGGCAGCCAGAATAGCAACTCATGTTGCAAAGGCATatgaagcgaaaaaagaagcagaagaggcTAAGACAAAGGCAGAAGAGGCTaagaaagaagcagaaaaggcTCAGACAGAAGTAGAAGCGGCTaagaaagaagcagaaaaggtTATGgcagaagcagaaaaggcTATGGCTGAAGCAAATGATGCAGCCCAAAAATTAGTGGAAAAACCtgaaggcaaaaaaacagaagaaaTGGAATGGCTcgaagaagtgaagaagaaagtAGACGAAGCAATCGTAGAGATACAGAAATCGTTAGACACTGCAACACAAAATGCAACAGCCGCCGGAAGTAATGCAACTAAAGCTGCTACTGAAGCAAATAATGCAATTCCAAACGAAGCAAAGACAGACAAAGAAATGAAAGACAATGCAATAATAAAGGAAGCAAATGTAAAAGATGTAGAAGATACTGCTAACGAAGCAATAAAAGCAGCGGAACAAGCCAAGAAATCaaaagcaaaagcagaaATACTAgcaggaaaagcaaaaattcAAGTCGCATTGGAAATCGCAAAAATAGCAGCAAAGGTAACTGGgcaagcaaaaaatgggatagatgaattagcaaaaatggcaacatCAGCAAATACTcttaaaaaaacatcaacAGAAAAGGCAACTGAAGCAagtaaaaaggcaaaagaaatagaagctttattaaaaaaaatagaagacaTAGCAAAGGAAGAAGATAACCTAGTaggaaaagaggaggaagctaaaaaaaaagtgcaggAGGCGACCGAAGCAAAACAAGTAGcaataaaagcaaaagcagaagcagaaatAGCGGTATTAGTTGCACGAGTGCATCTAGCGAAACAAGAAGTAACCAGGTTAGTACAGTTAGctgatgaagagaaaaataaagcaaaaaaagcagcagaaACAGCAGAAAATGCGAAAAACGCAGCAGAAAAAGTATCAGATAAAGTAtctaaaaatgtaaaaaatgcatcCGAAATACTAGCGGCTGTAGAATCTGCAAAAACGGAAGCACAAACTGCGAaaacagaaggaaaaaatgctgaAATGGAAGCAGCAGACGCAGTAGAAGAAGCATTAATGTTAGAATATCTGTTATCAAAGGCAACAGATGCAGCCaataaagcaaaagaagcaaatggaGATAATATAACAAGTACATTGGAAACAGCACAACAAGATGCATTAAAAACGCTGGGACAAGCCGACCACATAGCAATGGAAACATTCAATCTAACGCAGAAAGCAATAGAAGCTtctaaaaaggcacaaaaagcagcagaagtagcaaaagcagaagcagcaaaagCAGAAGCATATAAAGCAAtagaagaagtaaaaaaagaggaacaaaaaataaaacaattagTTGCAAAAGCAAAGGAATCCAAAGCAACAGAAGAAGTAAAAGCAGCTGAAGCGGCAGAGAAGGTAGCAAAAGCTGAAGTAGATAAAGCAACAAGTGAagcagaaaaggcaaaaactGCAGCAGGtgaggcaaaaaatgcaagtACACTGGAAGCAGCCAAAGCAAAAGCAATGAACGCAATAAACGCATTAAAAGAAGCAAGAACGTCGATATATAAAACAGAATATGAATACTTGAAACTGATAAAGCAAGACGTATTAGAACCATTGAAAGTATCTACAGAGGCAAGTGATAACGTATTcgataaaaatgaacaggtGGCACAGGAAGTCGAAGATCggggaagtgaagaaaacGATGCTGCAGAGGAAGACGCAGCACCATCAGACgttgaagaagatgaaggagagttggaagatgaagaagaggaagaagaggaagtagAACAACTAGAACAACCACAGGAACAGCAAACTGATGCGAGCTCAAAAGATAAGGGCACAGCCGAAACGCAAAAAAGCGAAGACGTGTTAGATGACGAGGGGGCCCATAAATTACTTGCAGGGGAGCTTAACACTGCTAACAAAAGCAATAATGCAGAAAACGCCCTCTTCAAAACGGTGTTTGATGAGGTCAGAGATGATACTATCCAAAATTTAAAGCAAGACGTGGGCCAGTTTTTTAaaggtaaagaaaaatga